In uncultured delta proteobacterium, the following proteins share a genomic window:
- a CDS encoding hypothetical protein (Evidence 5 : No homology to any previously reported sequences), whose amino-acid sequence MVKLFFHPTLRLRKTGGAAKESGLPRITSEPAGCMTIYAPSLAVNFYFSLPPTERIPDQFRIFSRRFSLAGHLTPLFDGSADFTRMTPNMASAMTHTLLRWRLICVKAVSWPI is encoded by the coding sequence ATGGTAAAACTTTTTTTCCACCCAACTTTGCGTTTGCGTAAGACCGGAGGCGCGGCAAAAGAAAGCGGGCTACCCAGGATAACAAGTGAACCCGCCGGATGTATGACGATTTATGCGCCATCACTGGCCGTAAATTTTTACTTCAGTCTACCGCCAACGGAACGCATCCCCGATCAGTTCCGCATCTTTTCCCGACGCTTCAGCCTTGCGGGCCACCTCACGCCATTGTTTGACGGCAGCGCCGACTTCACCAGGATGACGCCGAACATGGCTTCTGCCATGACCCACACTTTGCTAAGATGGCGCTTGATATGCGTAAAAGCGGTTTCTTGGCCAATTTAA
- a CDS encoding hypothetical protein (Evidence 5 : No homology to any previously reported sequences) — MGARLLRRGDTCTLGGGIYPFEREHAKELAATILKAIRRETRKKRPRATPAGIITVAIISTWLDSILDPPAPPMLMDAQTKEPLLFTMDTYRVSDWPALEDILAAQDNVEQEDENVWIWAESIDEERYRSLARLERLSTGLMEVECRTTGRANAARKWLESLAGSLLSHTGRKTEDPREKLRDELASRPGPAAKKHTSEIPLELQREIISKYMTDHYTSWPTIPLPALNGKTPLQAAKLKTYRPKLVELLKHIEQGEAKRAKDSGIPAFDIGFLWERLGLTRE; from the coding sequence TTGGGAGCCCGTCTCCTGCGTCGGGGCGATACCTGCACGCTCGGGGGCGGAATCTATCCTTTTGAGCGCGAGCACGCCAAGGAGCTTGCTGCCACCATCCTCAAGGCCATCCGGCGGGAAACCCGGAAGAAGCGCCCCAGGGCGACTCCCGCAGGAATCATTACCGTCGCCATCATCAGCACCTGGCTGGATTCCATTTTGGACCCGCCCGCCCCGCCCATGCTGATGGACGCGCAGACCAAGGAACCCCTTCTCTTCACAATGGACACATACCGCGTATCGGACTGGCCGGCGCTGGAAGACATCCTGGCCGCCCAGGACAACGTGGAGCAGGAAGACGAAAACGTGTGGATATGGGCTGAATCCATCGACGAGGAACGATACCGCTCACTGGCGCGACTGGAGCGCCTTTCCACCGGCCTGATGGAAGTGGAGTGCCGCACCACGGGCAGGGCTAACGCAGCAAGGAAATGGCTGGAGAGTTTGGCTGGCTCCTTGCTCTCCCATACAGGCAGGAAAACCGAGGATCCCCGCGAAAAGCTGCGAGACGAATTAGCTTCCCGGCCAGGCCCGGCAGCGAAAAAGCACACGAGTGAAATCCCGCTGGAACTGCAACGGGAGATCATATCCAAATACATGACGGATCATTACACGAGCTGGCCCACAATACCGCTCCCGGCCTTGAACGGCAAAACCCCTCTCCAGGCGGCAAAGCTCAAAACCTACCGGCCCAAGCTTGTAGAACTGCTCAAACACATCGAGCAGGGGGAGGCGAAACGCGCCAAGGACTCGGGCATTCCGGCCTTTGACATCGGCTTTCTGTGGGAGCGCCTCGGACTAACGCGCGAATAA
- a CDS encoding hypothetical protein (Evidence 5 : No homology to any previously reported sequences): protein MYTFSSLFYHRVDKFSRSHLQRFCKQYEHIQIRYAPSALQRRYETFAHSHSICKPLL, encoded by the coding sequence TTGTATACTTTTTCCAGCCTCTTCTACCATCGCGTCGACAAGTTCTCCCGGTCGCACCTGCAACGCTTCTGCAAGCAGTACGAGCATATCCAGATTAGGTACGCTCCTTCCGCCCTCCAACGCAGATATGAAACCTTTGCTCACTCCCACAGCATCTGCAAGCCCTTGCTGTGA
- a CDS encoding Helix-turn-helix domain protein, translating into MLHINLQTPKEVRFGIAARAKAQRLALNISQKELAERSGVSLGSVKRFETSGLVSLSALLEIALVLGRLDEFGRLFAEPEEPASLFAPEPKKRQRSGRRKV; encoded by the coding sequence ATGTTACATATTAATCTGCAAACCCCTAAAGAAGTCCGTTTTGGCATTGCGGCCAGAGCCAAGGCGCAACGGCTCGCGCTGAATATTTCACAAAAGGAGCTGGCCGAGCGCAGCGGGGTCAGCCTGGGTTCAGTCAAGCGTTTCGAAACGAGCGGCCTCGTCTCTCTGTCGGCGCTTCTGGAAATCGCCCTGGTGCTCGGCCGGCTGGACGAGTTCGGCCGCTTGTTCGCCGAACCGGAAGAACCGGCCAGCCTGTTCGCGCCGGAGCCCAAAAAACGCCAGCGCAGCGGCAGGAGGAAAGTATGA
- a CDS encoding Acetyltransferase, producing the protein MKLIFEPLRSTMERAAFACGEPALDAYLHRQARQDMDRAFATVIAACAYTDPEKIVGYYTLNAASIPLTDIPEDARRKMPRYSSIPAVCLGRLAVSREHQGKHMGTLLLIDALARSCRTELAWAVFFVEAKHDRAGDFYRKMMFQPFQDRPNSFWMHRKQAEAIVAKLRG; encoded by the coding sequence ATGAAGTTGATCTTCGAGCCCTTGCGCTCGACCATGGAACGGGCCGCGTTCGCCTGTGGGGAACCGGCTCTTGATGCGTATTTACACCGGCAGGCCAGACAGGACATGGACCGCGCTTTTGCCACCGTCATTGCGGCGTGCGCCTACACTGACCCGGAAAAAATCGTAGGTTATTACACGCTGAACGCCGCTTCGATCCCTCTGACGGATATTCCCGAAGATGCGCGCAGAAAAATGCCCCGGTATTCCTCCATTCCCGCCGTCTGCCTGGGCAGACTGGCGGTGTCCAGGGAGCACCAGGGCAAGCACATGGGGACTCTTTTGCTCATCGACGCGCTGGCTCGCTCGTGCCGTACCGAACTCGCCTGGGCGGTCTTTTTTGTCGAGGCCAAACATGATCGGGCTGGGGATTTTTACCGGAAAATGATGTTCCAGCCCTTCCAGGACAGACCGAATTCCTTCTGGATGCACAGAAAACAGGCCGAGGCCATTGTTGCTAAGCTGCGAGGATGA
- a CDS encoding Site-specific recombinase XerD produces the protein MAERKKTQYVGTYYREELKLGSPSQYERVYYIRYRLGGRGSRLIEERVGRESEGMTAARASHIRADRARGRALSNRDRRETEEAVRRAEAERPTIARLWALYRESRPDRQRWDSDISRYRLHIEPHFGAKTPADIVTLDVDRLRAQMTRDGKKPSTIKGAMDLLQRLVRFGAKKGLCPMPEISRLHFNYPQVDDARTENMTARQMRAYLQALDEEPDQNAAAFLRLALATGMRKSALLGLRWDDIDFDFGFITLRGELAKKRRTERIPLSAAARKILRGIDRIDVTYVFPGKYGGPRKEFKKIAERIKEKAGLPADFRPLHGLRHTFASWLASSGEVDLYTLQKLLTHNSPQMTQRYAHLADAALHRAASVVDRLFVSTGGENEKDMAPQAGQRLKDPTDSVT, from the coding sequence ATGGCTGAGCGGAAAAAGACCCAGTATGTGGGGACATACTACCGGGAAGAGTTGAAGTTGGGCAGCCCGTCCCAGTATGAGCGCGTGTATTACATCCGTTACCGCCTAGGCGGCAGGGGTTCCAGGCTGATTGAAGAGCGCGTGGGCCGGGAGAGCGAGGGCATGACGGCCGCCCGCGCCAGCCACATCCGCGCGGACCGGGCCAGGGGCCGGGCCCTGTCCAACCGGGATCGGCGCGAAACCGAGGAAGCCGTCCGCCGGGCCGAGGCCGAACGCCCCACCATCGCCCGCCTGTGGGCTCTCTACCGCGAAAGCCGCCCGGACCGGCAACGCTGGGATTCGGACATCAGCCGCTACCGGTTGCATATCGAGCCGCATTTCGGCGCCAAAACCCCTGCGGATATTGTTACTCTGGATGTGGACCGGCTCCGCGCGCAGATGACCAGGGACGGGAAAAAGCCCTCCACCATCAAGGGGGCCATGGATCTTTTACAGCGACTCGTCCGCTTCGGGGCGAAAAAGGGACTCTGCCCCATGCCGGAGATCTCCCGCCTGCACTTCAACTATCCTCAGGTGGACGACGCAAGAACCGAAAACATGACGGCGAGGCAGATGCGGGCGTATCTCCAGGCCCTGGACGAGGAGCCGGACCAGAACGCCGCCGCCTTCCTGCGCCTGGCCCTGGCCACAGGCATGCGCAAAAGCGCCCTCCTCGGCCTGCGCTGGGACGACATTGATTTTGATTTCGGCTTCATCACCCTGCGCGGCGAACTGGCGAAAAAGAGACGGACCGAACGCATCCCCCTCTCCGCCGCGGCCAGAAAAATCTTGCGCGGCATCGACCGGATCGATGTCACCTACGTTTTTCCCGGCAAGTACGGCGGCCCACGCAAGGAATTCAAGAAAATAGCCGAGCGCATCAAGGAAAAGGCAGGGCTCCCCGCCGACTTCCGCCCGCTTCACGGCCTGCGCCACACCTTCGCAAGCTGGCTGGCCTCCTCCGGAGAGGTGGACCTGTACACGCTACAGAAGCTGCTCACCCACAACTCGCCCCAGATGACCCAGCGATATGCCCACCTGGCCGATGCGGCCCTGCACCGGGCGGCGTCCGTGGTGGACAGGCTGTTTGTTTCGACGGGGGGAGAGAATGAAAAAGATATGGCTCCCCAAGCCGGGCAGCGCCTGAAAGACCCTACTGACTCTGTAACCTAG
- a CDS encoding SEC-C motif domain protein (fragment): MTKIGRNDACPCGSGKKYKHCCLAQANAREQLLQEQVDAKIRAVEWLTEHYEEAIDEAVMNRFFLDEDDDAPELIAELPEHMQMAVLVCMHEWLIADADLILDEDWIRTSDLLLGPGGPLFTANGRRHIEELAASELSLYEVLEVRKDEGLLLRDMLRPGEKPVFAHRKERHGSAGTLGHLGSPSPASGRYLHARGRNLSF, translated from the coding sequence ATGACCAAGATCGGACGCAACGACGCCTGCCCCTGCGGCAGCGGCAAAAAGTACAAGCACTGCTGCCTTGCCCAAGCCAACGCGCGCGAACAACTACTGCAGGAACAAGTTGACGCGAAAATCCGCGCCGTGGAATGGCTGACGGAACACTACGAAGAGGCCATAGACGAAGCGGTTATGAATCGTTTCTTCCTCGACGAAGACGACGACGCTCCCGAGCTCATCGCGGAACTGCCGGAACACATGCAGATGGCGGTGCTTGTCTGCATGCATGAATGGCTGATCGCCGACGCCGATCTCATTCTCGACGAAGACTGGATCCGGACCAGTGATCTGCTGCTCGGCCCCGGCGGCCCCCTGTTCACCGCCAACGGCAGACGGCATATCGAGGAACTGGCCGCGAGCGAGCTTTCCCTCTATGAAGTCCTGGAAGTCCGCAAGGACGAAGGACTCCTTCTGCGCGACATGCTGCGTCCCGGCGAGAAACCTGTTTTCGCGCATCGAAAAGAAAGGCACGGAAGCGCTGGTACCCTGGGACACCTTGGGAGCCCGTCTCCTGCGTCGGGGCGATACCTGCACGCTCGGGGGCGGAATCTATCCTTTTGA
- a CDS encoding conserved hypothetical protein (Evidence 4 : Homologs of previously reported genes of unknown function), translating into MNPENAAFSERLDVFCNLRGVRHFVGRLAQRGRSLFFEYDRTFLASGIELSPFKLPLRPGVFEDKDRTFGGLFGLVNDSLPDGWGLLLLDRALRGKGLRLEDISPFRRLAMVAEGGMGALEYVGGDRREDEASRFPLRLDGLAEESRKILAEEDSSLETVNELLRLGGSSGGARPKILADVSADGSVILPAGTGGPEFSPWLIKFHAREEGRDQGLVEYVYSLMAKDSGVEMPETRLFPSATTDGFFGVVRFDRVNGQKVHVHTACGLLHAEHRHASLDYENLIKLAKVLTGDVREVEKVVRLMVFNVKAGNRDDHAKNFSFLLDAQDHWKMAPAYDLTPSAGFGGEHSAMVNGKGRDITDADLAAAASVADVSAAMLREAAQRTEEALSRFEQLKRESSQALQAGA; encoded by the coding sequence ATGAATCCCGAAAATGCCGCATTCTCCGAGCGCCTGGACGTTTTTTGCAACCTGCGCGGCGTCCGGCACTTTGTCGGGAGGCTTGCACAGAGGGGCAGAAGCCTCTTTTTTGAATATGACCGGACCTTTCTGGCCTCCGGCATAGAACTTTCCCCTTTCAAGCTTCCCCTGCGCCCGGGCGTCTTTGAAGACAAAGACCGTACCTTCGGCGGGCTGTTCGGCCTGGTCAACGACAGCCTGCCCGACGGCTGGGGGCTGCTGCTTCTGGACAGAGCCCTGCGGGGCAAAGGCTTGCGCCTGGAGGACATTTCTCCGTTCCGCCGGCTGGCCATGGTCGCAGAGGGCGGCATGGGGGCACTGGAATACGTCGGCGGGGACAGGCGAGAGGACGAGGCTTCACGTTTTCCCTTACGCCTTGATGGTCTGGCCGAAGAATCGCGAAAAATTCTGGCCGAGGAAGACTCATCCCTGGAAACCGTGAACGAACTGCTCAGACTGGGCGGGTCATCGGGCGGCGCCAGACCGAAAATCCTGGCGGACGTGTCTGCCGACGGCTCCGTCATTCTGCCTGCCGGCACGGGAGGGCCGGAATTCTCTCCCTGGCTGATCAAGTTTCATGCTCGTGAAGAGGGGCGTGATCAGGGCCTGGTGGAATACGTGTATTCCCTTATGGCCAAGGATTCCGGAGTGGAAATGCCCGAGACGCGGCTTTTCCCGTCCGCAACGACGGACGGTTTTTTCGGGGTGGTGCGCTTCGACAGGGTGAACGGGCAAAAAGTGCATGTGCACACGGCCTGCGGGTTGCTGCACGCGGAGCATCGCCACGCTTCACTGGATTACGAGAACCTGATCAAGCTGGCCAAGGTGCTGACCGGGGATGTACGCGAGGTGGAAAAAGTTGTCCGGCTGATGGTGTTCAACGTCAAAGCCGGAAACCGAGATGACCACGCCAAGAACTTTTCCTTTCTGCTGGACGCGCAAGATCATTGGAAGATGGCCCCAGCCTACGACCTTACTCCCTCCGCCGGCTTCGGCGGCGAGCACAGCGCCATGGTCAACGGTAAAGGCCGTGACATAACGGATGCCGACCTCGCGGCAGCGGCTTCGGTGGCCGACGTTTCAGCCGCCATGCTGCGCGAGGCCGCCCAGCGGACCGAGGAGGCGCTTTCCCGCTTTGAGCAATTGAAACGGGAGTCGAGTCAGGCGCTCCAAGCTGGTGCATAG
- a CDS encoding conserved hypothetical protein (Evidence 4 : Homologs of previously reported genes of unknown function) has product MTQHTSNTDTAMSRIDARVPVRVRETIDRAAALQGRTRTDFLIAAAMEKAERVIEEHSIIRLTLRDQEMLARALIAETVAEPSPRLAEALEEYASRVVSK; this is encoded by the coding sequence ATGACACAGCATACATCCAATACGGACACCGCCATGTCGCGGATAGACGCCCGCGTTCCCGTCAGGGTTCGCGAAACCATTGACCGCGCGGCGGCCCTCCAGGGTCGTACCCGCACGGATTTTCTCATTGCCGCGGCCATGGAAAAAGCCGAGCGCGTCATTGAAGAACACAGCATCATACGCCTGACTCTTAGGGATCAGGAAATGCTTGCCCGGGCGCTTATCGCGGAAACCGTGGCGGAACCCAGCCCCCGTCTTGCCGAAGCGCTTGAGGAATACGCCTCCAGGGTCGTCAGCAAATGA
- a CDS encoding transposase has translation MSHHNTLFSQMLSLIPRHVFQKLEARHKTGRSSRQFGFKEQFTVMAFIQLAARRSMRDGLRCLAACGKRLYHFGLFPVARSTFSDANNSRPVGFFKDLFADMYSLCVPKASKHKFHFKCKLYSMDATTISLCLSLFPWATFRQNKGGVKMNTVLDHDGHIPAFVTVDVAKTHESRMAKSLSLPKGSIVTFDKGYVSYPWFQTLLENGIFFVTRLKDNAVYKLLERRPVNRTSGVTSDHIIEVKHSRGKVLRLRRIGYRDAETGKRYEFLTNHFRLSARTIADIYKERWKIELFFREIKQNLRIKSFVGNTENAVLIQIYTALTVYLLLAYQKFLSKTGLSVQQLFQIASLNILGTDSLEELLKPRRRKNENLYNLSLLSLAA, from the coding sequence ATGAGCCATCATAATACACTCTTTTCTCAAATGCTATCATTGATTCCCAGACATGTTTTTCAGAAACTGGAAGCCCGGCATAAAACAGGTCGTTCTTCTCGACAATTCGGCTTTAAGGAACAGTTTACGGTCATGGCTTTTATCCAGCTTGCAGCAAGGCGCTCCATGCGTGACGGATTGCGCTGTTTGGCCGCCTGCGGCAAGAGGCTGTATCATTTTGGCCTTTTTCCCGTTGCACGTTCCACTTTCTCCGATGCCAACAACTCCCGGCCTGTGGGCTTTTTCAAAGATCTATTTGCCGACATGTACAGCCTGTGTGTTCCCAAGGCCTCCAAACACAAATTTCATTTCAAATGCAAACTTTACAGCATGGACGCCACCACCATCAGCCTGTGTTTGTCGCTGTTTCCCTGGGCCACGTTCCGCCAAAACAAGGGCGGCGTCAAAATGAACACAGTGCTTGACCACGATGGTCATATCCCGGCATTTGTCACCGTTGATGTGGCCAAAACGCACGAAAGCCGTATGGCGAAAAGTCTTTCTCTGCCCAAAGGCTCCATCGTGACCTTCGACAAAGGCTATGTCAGTTACCCCTGGTTTCAGACCCTGCTCGAAAATGGCATCTTTTTCGTCACCCGCCTGAAGGACAACGCTGTTTACAAACTGCTGGAGCGCCGCCCGGTGAACCGCACAAGCGGGGTTACTTCCGACCACATTATCGAAGTGAAGCACAGCCGGGGAAAAGTCTTGCGCCTGCGTCGCATCGGCTACCGGGACGCCGAAACAGGCAAGCGTTACGAATTTCTGACAAATCACTTTCGCCTGTCCGCCCGCACCATCGCCGATATTTACAAAGAACGCTGGAAAATCGAACTCTTTTTTCGCGAAATCAAACAGAATCTACGCATCAAAAGCTTTGTCGGGAACACGGAAAATGCTGTATTGATTCAGATTTATACCGCGCTGACCGTCTACCTGCTCCTGGCCTACCAGAAATTCCTGAGTAAAACAGGGCTGTCCGTGCAGCAACTTTTCCAAATCGCCTCACTGAACATCCTCGGAACAGACTCGCTGGAAGAACTCCTGAAGCCCCGACGACGAAAAAATGAAAACCTCTATAACCTCAGTCTGTTATCCTTGGCAGCTTAA
- a CDS encoding hypothetical protein (Evidence 5 : No homology to any previously reported sequences), whose product MTKSVLERIAAMATALERLAFDIEIIHKGTKALVATLPKGCEIHCRFLQEQIVALERISIALGMIQATAESLKKDVAGP is encoded by the coding sequence TTGACTAAATCAGTTCTCGAACGAATTGCAGCCATGGCTACGGCTCTTGAGCGACTTGCCTTTGACATCGAAATCATCCACAAAGGGACAAAAGCGCTCGTTGCGACCTTACCCAAAGGGTGTGAAATACATTGCCGTTTTCTTCAAGAACAAATCGTTGCGCTTGAACGCATTTCAATAGCTTTGGGCATGATCCAGGCAACGGCTGAGAGCCTTAAAAAAGATGTCGCAGGCCCTTGA